The sequence CAACGCCGAGTTCGAGCGTCCGCTGTCGGTGGAACGCGCGCAGGAGATTCTGTCGAAGGCTCCCGGGGTGCAGCTCGTCGACGTGCCCACCCCGCTGCAGGCTGCGGGCAGCGATCCGTCGCTGGTCGGGCGCATCCGCCAGGATCCGGGTGTCCCCGAGGGCCGCGGTCTGGCGCTGTTCGTGTCGGGCGACAACCTGCGTAAGGGTGCCGCGCTCAACACCATTCAGATCGCCGAACTGCTGGTGTGATCTCCCCACGTGAGTGGCAGAGCACGCTCTGCCACTCACGTGCGGTTCACCCGGCACGTGCGAGGCGCACACGAGTTCGCCGACCCTAGGGTTCGGACATGGGCTCGGTTCTCGGAGAAATGCTCCCGCTCGCAGTCGGTGTCGCCATTTCACCGATCCCGATCATCGCGGTCATCCTGATGTTGTTGTCGAAGCGCGCCGGCGGTGCGAGTGCGGGCTTCGGTGTGGGGTGGATCGCCGGAATTCTTGTGGCTACCGGCCTCGTCGTGCTCTTCGCCGGCGGTATCGACGCCACCGACTCCGACGGTCCGTCGGCGACCACGTCATGGGTCAAGATCGTCCTCGGCGTGCTCCTGCTCGTGCTCGCCGGACGGCAGTGGAGAAGTCGCAATGCCGACGCGGAACAGCCGAAGTGGATGCGGGCAATCGATGACTTGAACATCGTCAAGTCGATCGGACTCGGATTCGTCCTGGCGGCAATCAACCCGAAGAACCTTCTGCTGTGTGTCTCCGCGGGCGTGGTGATCGGCTCGTCCGGTGTGAGTGGCGGTGAGCAGGCGATCGCGCTGGCGGTGTTCACCGTGCTGGCCGGGTCGACGGTGATCGTTCCCGTGGTCGCCTACGCAGTCGCCGCCGACAAGATGCACGGCACCCTCGACAACCTGAAGGTCTGGTTGCAGGCCAACAACGCCGCGGTGATGAGCGTGCTGCTACTGGTGATGGGAGCCGTCGTTCTCGGGAAGGGATTCGGCGGAGCGTTCTGACGCGACCGCGTCGGGCCCGCGGAGGTACCGCCCGATGTAGGCCTCGTCCAGTGCGAGCGCCTTGGTGATCACCGCTGCTCCCACGATGACGACTGACATCACGAAAAGCCAGCTGATCGCGGTGAATACCAGGCCGAGTGACCCGAATTGATGCTGTGCCGAGGCGGTGATCCGGGGGAGAAGGATACGTCCGCCGACGTGGAGAGTGGTCAGCGCTGCGGCGGTCAGCGCCCCGGTGGCCCAGAGCACGCGGCCCTCGAGGGTGCCCATCGTCAGCAGATACGGGCTGAGCGTCCAGACGGCCA comes from Rhodococcus oxybenzonivorans and encodes:
- a CDS encoding GAP family protein; translation: MGSVLGEMLPLAVGVAISPIPIIAVILMLLSKRAGGASAGFGVGWIAGILVATGLVVLFAGGIDATDSDGPSATTSWVKIVLGVLLLVLAGRQWRSRNADAEQPKWMRAIDDLNIVKSIGLGFVLAAINPKNLLLCVSAGVVIGSSGVSGGEQAIALAVFTVLAGSTVIVPVVAYAVAADKMHGTLDNLKVWLQANNAAVMSVLLLVMGAVVLGKGFGGAF